One genomic window of Desulfuromonas sp. AOP6 includes the following:
- the thiD gene encoding bifunctional hydroxymethylpyrimidine kinase/phosphomethylpyrimidine kinase: MIDGLYLITAQEPVETMLGKVAAALLGGARVVQYRDKVRPDQEQLVIANQLKHLCRQRGATFIVNDDPVIAQASGADGVHIGQQDGGISEARRILGQNKIIGVSTRNAEEALKAQMQGADYVAVGSIYPTSSKDDIQVVGLDMLKKVRKAVQVPVVAIGGINCDNGNDVLKAGADALCVISAVMADPAPELAAGEMALLFNHRNPFPRGKVLTIAGSDSGGGAGIQADLKTITLLGSFGMSAITALTAQNTLGVKGVHPAPVDFVTAQIEAVLADLGTDTVKTGMLFSAEIVEEVARAIRVHALLAVVDPVMIAKGGAPLLQQEAIAAFLKHLLPVSYLLTPNLPETEALTGLAVRNEKDMERAARRLQQMGARNVLIKGGHLEGAAVDLLLADDQLHRFAAPRLSTPNTHGTGCTYSAAIATFLAQGVPLIQAVEQAKTFITEAIRSTFDLGTGHGPVNHYRAAQLFHQPE; the protein is encoded by the coding sequence ATGATTGACGGACTTTACCTGATCACGGCCCAGGAACCTGTGGAAACCATGCTGGGCAAGGTTGCCGCCGCACTGCTGGGAGGCGCCCGCGTCGTCCAGTACCGGGACAAGGTGCGGCCCGATCAGGAGCAGCTGGTCATCGCCAACCAGCTCAAACATCTCTGCCGGCAGCGGGGAGCCACCTTTATCGTCAACGATGATCCCGTCATCGCTCAGGCCAGCGGCGCCGACGGCGTCCATATCGGTCAGCAGGACGGCGGCATCAGTGAAGCCCGCCGCATCCTGGGGCAGAACAAGATCATCGGTGTCTCCACCCGCAATGCCGAAGAAGCCCTGAAGGCCCAGATGCAGGGGGCGGATTACGTTGCCGTCGGCAGTATCTATCCGACCTCCAGCAAGGATGACATCCAAGTTGTTGGGCTCGATATGCTCAAGAAGGTGCGTAAGGCCGTGCAGGTGCCGGTGGTGGCCATCGGCGGCATCAACTGCGACAACGGCAACGACGTCCTTAAAGCTGGGGCCGACGCTCTCTGTGTCATCTCGGCGGTCATGGCCGACCCGGCTCCTGAGCTGGCCGCCGGCGAAATGGCCCTGCTTTTCAATCATCGCAACCCTTTCCCCCGCGGCAAGGTTCTCACTATCGCCGGCTCGGATTCGGGGGGGGGAGCGGGCATTCAGGCCGACCTCAAAACCATCACCCTGCTCGGCAGCTTCGGCATGAGCGCCATCACCGCCCTGACGGCCCAAAACACACTCGGTGTCAAAGGCGTGCACCCGGCCCCCGTGGATTTTGTCACGGCACAGATCGAAGCGGTGCTGGCGGACCTGGGCACCGATACGGTCAAAACAGGCATGCTCTTTTCAGCTGAGATCGTCGAAGAAGTGGCCCGCGCCATCCGCGTGCACGCGCTGCTCGCCGTGGTCGACCCGGTCATGATTGCCAAGGGAGGCGCTCCACTCCTGCAACAGGAGGCTATCGCCGCCTTTCTCAAGCACCTGCTCCCCGTCTCTTACCTGCTGACCCCCAATCTGCCGGAGACGGAGGCTCTTACCGGCCTCGCCGTGCGCAACGAGAAGGATATGGAACGTGCCGCCCGCCGGTTGCAACAGATGGGCGCCCGCAATGTCCTGATCAAAGGCGGCCATCTTGAAGGAGCCGCCGTCGACCTGCTGCTGGCCGATGACCAGCTGCATCGCTTCGCCGCCCCGCGGCTGAGCACCCCCAATACCCACGGCACCGGCTGCACCTACTCGGCCGCCATCGCTACCTTCCTCGCCCAGGGGGTGCCGCTGATTCAGGCCGTCGAGCAAGCCAAGACGTTTATTACTGAAGCCATCAGAAGCACCTTTGATTTGGGCACGGGACATGGCCCCGTCAACCACTACCGGGCCGCCCAGCTTTTTCACCAGCCCGAGTGA
- the thiC gene encoding phosphomethylpyrimidine synthase ThiC — MTQLEIARQGLISDKMKQAAAAESIDPEILRQRIAEGTAIICHNNLHTNGIPLAVGKGLRTKINANIGTSKDDTSIDKELEKARVAVAAGADAIMDLSTGGPIDEIRAAIIRETSACIGSVPLYQAAVDTVVRKKKAMVDMTVDEIFDGIKKHLDDGVDFITVHCGVTRATVERMDREGRIMEVVSRGGSFTIEWMTRNQAENPLYEHFDRLLELVKPYDATLSLGDGFRPGCLADATDRAQIHELIVLGELTQRAWAAGVQVMIEGPGHVPLNQIEANIQLQKRLCHGAPFYVLGPLVTDIAPGYDHITSAIGGTLAAAAGADFLCYVTPSEHLRLPTVEDVHEGVMASRIAAHAADIVKGVKGAIDKDNAMARARKELDWEKQFELAIDPQKARRLRAESGVDEEHGACTMCGEFCAYKVMNERKRQSIAG, encoded by the coding sequence ATGACCCAGCTTGAAATCGCCCGACAGGGCCTGATCTCCGACAAAATGAAACAGGCCGCTGCCGCCGAAAGCATCGATCCTGAAATTCTGCGTCAGCGTATCGCCGAAGGCACCGCCATCATCTGCCACAACAATCTGCACACAAACGGCATCCCCCTGGCGGTGGGCAAGGGTCTGCGTACCAAGATCAACGCCAATATCGGCACCAGCAAGGACGACACCAGCATCGACAAGGAACTGGAAAAAGCCCGCGTCGCCGTGGCGGCCGGCGCCGACGCCATCATGGACCTGTCCACCGGCGGCCCCATCGACGAGATCCGCGCCGCCATCATCCGTGAAACCAGCGCCTGCATCGGCTCGGTCCCCCTTTACCAGGCTGCCGTCGACACCGTCGTCCGCAAAAAGAAAGCCATGGTCGATATGACGGTTGATGAAATCTTCGACGGTATCAAGAAGCACCTCGACGACGGCGTCGACTTCATCACCGTGCACTGCGGCGTCACCCGTGCCACCGTCGAGCGTATGGACCGTGAGGGACGCATCATGGAAGTCGTTTCCCGCGGGGGCTCCTTCACGATCGAATGGATGACCCGCAACCAGGCCGAAAACCCCCTCTACGAGCATTTCGACCGCCTGCTCGAACTGGTCAAGCCCTATGATGCGACCCTCTCGCTCGGCGACGGCTTCCGCCCCGGCTGCCTGGCCGATGCCACCGACCGCGCCCAGATTCATGAACTCATTGTCCTGGGCGAACTGACCCAGCGCGCCTGGGCTGCCGGCGTGCAGGTGATGATTGAAGGGCCGGGACACGTCCCCCTCAACCAGATCGAAGCCAATATCCAACTGCAGAAGCGCCTCTGCCATGGCGCGCCCTTTTATGTGCTGGGGCCGCTCGTCACCGACATCGCCCCCGGTTACGACCACATCACCAGCGCGATCGGCGGCACTCTGGCCGCCGCGGCCGGCGCCGATTTCCTCTGTTATGTCACTCCCAGCGAGCACCTGCGACTGCCCACCGTCGAGGATGTACATGAAGGCGTCATGGCCAGCCGCATCGCCGCCCACGCCGCCGACATCGTCAAGGGCGTCAAGGGCGCCATCGACAAAGATAACGCCATGGCCCGCGCCCGTAAGGAGCTGGACTGGGAAAAACAGTTCGAGCTGGCTATCGACCCCCAAAAAGCTCGTCGCCTGCGGGCCGAATCGGGCGTCGACGAGGAACACGGCGCCTGCACCATGTGTGGGGAATTCTGCGCCTACAAGGTCATGAACGAGCGTAAACGGCAGAGCATCGCCGGCTGA
- the speD gene encoding adenosylmethionine decarboxylase produces the protein MCAKKAVKKTSRPKRPHKIKLRGFNNLTKTLSFNIYDVCYARAPQARKEYLEYIDEEYNSERLVKILTEVADIIGANILNVSSQDYDPMGASVTILIAEEPVDPKPDQVLAHLDKSHLCIHTYPETDSRTGVSTFRVDVDVSTCGKISPLKALNHLVNSFESDIVLMDYKVRGFTRDVKGTKHYIDHKILSIQQFIKKSTLDLYQCVDINIHQENLFHTKMLLRDFNLDNYLFASAAKDFSPEEKARVKESLQKEMTEIFYSKNIY, from the coding sequence ATGTGTGCAAAAAAAGCAGTAAAAAAAACCAGTCGTCCCAAGCGCCCCCACAAAATCAAACTGCGGGGCTTCAACAACCTGACGAAAACCCTGTCCTTCAACATCTATGATGTCTGCTACGCCCGCGCGCCCCAGGCCCGCAAGGAGTATCTGGAATATATCGATGAGGAGTACAACTCAGAGCGTCTGGTAAAGATCCTCACCGAGGTGGCCGACATCATCGGAGCCAACATTCTCAATGTGTCCAGCCAGGATTACGATCCCATGGGGGCCAGCGTCACCATCCTCATCGCCGAGGAACCGGTGGACCCCAAACCAGACCAGGTCCTTGCCCATCTCGACAAGAGCCACCTGTGCATCCATACTTACCCGGAAACCGATTCCAGAACCGGCGTGTCGACCTTCCGCGTCGATGTCGACGTGTCGACCTGCGGCAAGATCAGCCCGCTGAAGGCCCTCAACCACCTGGTCAATTCTTTCGAGTCGGACATCGTTCTCATGGATTACAAGGTGCGTGGCTTCACCCGCGACGTCAAGGGCACCAAACACTATATCGACCACAAGATTCTGTCGATCCAGCAGTTCATCAAAAAATCGACCCTGGACCTCTACCAGTGTGTGGACATCAATATCCATCAGGAGAATCTCTTCCACACCAAGATGCTGCTGCGCGACTTCAACCTCGACAACTACCTGTTCGCCAGCGCCGCCAAGGACTTCTCCCCCGAAGAAAAGGCGCGGGTAAAGGAAAGTCTGCAAAAAGAGATGACCGAGATTTTTTATTCCAAAAATATTTATTGA
- a CDS encoding ChaN family lipoprotein → MVTVVGKILGTLTIGATLIMTACSPPKLSGDPQTPYHPARPPVVGDILHLPTGTFVSEEQMLTAATDARLVYVGETHDNPASHRLQLTVLQAMAERHPGRVAVGMEMFTPAQQDILDRWTTGELNEKEFLKKSRWYATWNMDFAYYRELLVFARDNRIPVVGLNADKDLVRAVGQKAFEQLDETERQRLPQIDMSDPYHRAMVEAIYGGHSQGNSMLDGFLRVQNLWDEAMAESIVRFLDNREDDSWRMMIVAGGNHVRYGYGIPRRVFRRLPTSYSLIGSRELDIPESKKDRLMDVEMPDFPMPPYDFMAFTEYEDLPQQEVKLGAMLDDSQGKVLIKGVIPGSAAAEAGLQEADIIRQFNGLPIEEAFDLIYEVKQRQEGDRATLILERGGQTLSLEVRFKALPPNHHAK, encoded by the coding sequence ATGGTTACGGTCGTGGGAAAGATATTAGGCACATTGACTATCGGAGCAACCCTGATCATGACAGCCTGTTCGCCCCCAAAACTTTCAGGCGACCCGCAAACTCCTTACCACCCCGCCCGGCCGCCCGTCGTCGGCGATATCCTTCATCTGCCGACCGGAACCTTCGTCAGTGAAGAGCAGATGCTCACAGCGGCGACGGATGCACGCCTGGTCTATGTGGGGGAAACCCATGACAATCCCGCCTCCCATCGTTTGCAGTTGACCGTCCTGCAGGCGATGGCTGAAAGACATCCCGGTCGGGTGGCTGTTGGCATGGAGATGTTTACCCCCGCCCAGCAGGACATCCTGGATCGCTGGACAACTGGCGAACTCAACGAAAAAGAGTTTCTCAAGAAATCCCGCTGGTACGCTACCTGGAACATGGATTTTGCCTACTATCGGGAACTTCTCGTCTTCGCCCGCGATAATCGCATCCCCGTTGTCGGTCTGAATGCTGACAAAGACCTGGTACGCGCTGTTGGGCAGAAAGCCTTTGAGCAACTCGACGAGACAGAGCGCCAGCGACTGCCGCAAATCGACATGAGCGACCCCTATCATCGCGCCATGGTCGAAGCCATCTACGGTGGCCACAGCCAGGGGAACAGCATGCTGGATGGATTTTTACGGGTTCAGAATCTCTGGGATGAGGCCATGGCCGAGAGCATCGTGCGCTTCCTGGACAACCGGGAGGACGATTCCTGGCGCATGATGATCGTCGCCGGCGGCAACCATGTGCGCTATGGGTACGGTATCCCCCGCCGGGTTTTCCGCCGGCTTCCTACCTCCTATTCCCTCATCGGGTCAAGGGAACTCGACATCCCCGAAAGTAAAAAAGACCGCCTCATGGACGTAGAGATGCCCGACTTTCCCATGCCGCCCTATGATTTCATGGCTTTCACCGAATACGAGGATCTGCCGCAACAGGAAGTCAAACTCGGGGCCATGCTGGATGACTCGCAGGGTAAGGTCTTGATCAAGGGAGTGATTCCGGGCTCGGCAGCCGCCGAAGCAGGTCTTCAGGAAGCTGACATTATCCGCCAGTTCAACGGGCTGCCCATCGAGGAGGCCTTCGACCTCATCTACGAAGTAAAGCAGCGACAGGAAGGCGACCGGGCGACGCTGATCCTCGAGCGGGGTGGACAGACCCTGTCACTGGAGGTGAGGTTCAAGGCCCTGCCACCAAACCACCACGCCAAATAA
- a CDS encoding class II fructose-bisphosphate aldolase, whose translation MGEKVHFSELGLVNTRDMFQRAVGGGYAIPAYNFNNLEQLQAIVTACAETASPVIIQVSKGARSYANSTMLRYMALGAVEMVREMGSNIPIALHLDHGDSLELCQSCVDSGFSSVMIDGSHLPYEENVALTRQVVEYAHAHDVTVEGELGVLAGIEDEVQADHSTYTKPEEVEDFVKKTGVDSLAISIGTSHGAYKFKLKEGEQVPPLRFDILTEIEKRIPGFPIVLHGASSVVQDYVRLINAYGGRMEGAVGVPEDQLRQAAASAVCKINIDSDGRLAVTAKVREYLAKNPEEFDPRKYLGAARQELIALIKHKNETVLGSAGKA comes from the coding sequence ATGGGCGAAAAAGTGCATTTCAGTGAGTTGGGACTGGTCAACACCCGGGACATGTTCCAAAGGGCCGTGGGGGGTGGTTATGCCATTCCTGCCTATAACTTTAATAACCTCGAACAGTTGCAGGCCATTGTCACGGCGTGTGCCGAGACGGCTTCTCCCGTCATTATTCAGGTCAGCAAGGGGGCTCGCAGCTACGCCAACAGCACCATGCTGCGCTACATGGCCCTGGGTGCGGTGGAAATGGTGCGCGAAATGGGCTCCAATATTCCCATCGCCCTGCATCTTGACCACGGTGACTCCCTGGAGCTGTGTCAGTCCTGCGTTGATTCCGGCTTCTCCTCTGTCATGATCGATGGGTCGCACCTCCCTTACGAAGAGAACGTGGCGCTGACTCGACAGGTTGTAGAATATGCCCATGCCCATGACGTGACCGTCGAGGGGGAACTGGGGGTTCTGGCCGGCATCGAGGACGAAGTGCAGGCGGATCACTCCACTTACACCAAACCCGAGGAAGTCGAGGATTTCGTCAAGAAGACGGGGGTCGATTCGCTGGCGATCTCCATCGGAACAAGTCACGGCGCCTACAAGTTCAAGCTCAAGGAAGGGGAGCAGGTGCCGCCGCTGCGCTTCGATATCCTTACGGAGATCGAGAAGCGGATCCCTGGCTTCCCCATCGTGCTGCACGGGGCCTCCAGCGTGGTGCAGGACTATGTCCGCCTCATCAACGCGTACGGCGGCCGCATGGAAGGGGCAGTCGGTGTGCCTGAGGACCAGCTGCGACAGGCGGCGGCCAGTGCCGTGTGCAAGATCAATATTGACTCCGATGGCCGACTGGCGGTTACTGCCAAGGTTCGCGAATATCTGGCCAAGAATCCCGAGGAGTTCGACCCGCGTAAATATCTAGGCGCCGCCCGCCAGGAGCTCATCGCTCTTATCAAGCATAAAAACGAGACGGTACTGGGCAGCGCCGGCAAGGCCTGA
- a CDS encoding glyceraldehyde-3-phosphate dehydrogenase gives MNSTKQEDYLKDWQQREELAEAMLPIIGRLYRDRNVVISLYGRPLINPSTIDILKAHRFARQILENELSVRDSFPVLKAVSELDLAPARIDIGKLTVRYQAQATGEPMEQFVRRELTSVNTGKGSMRQEPQDIVLYGFGRIGRLLARLLIEKTGGGDKLRLRAAVVRKGSADDLIKRASLLRRDSVHGFFRGAITVDEQENAIVANGNMIRIIYADDPENVDYTQYGIKDAIVIDNTGKWRDREGLGRHLKSKGTSAVILTAPGKGDIPNIVYGVNNELISPLEKIFSAASCTTNAIVPVLKAVNDRFGIVHGHVETCHSYTNDQNLIDNYHKNNRRGRSAPLNMVITETGAAKAVAKALPELTGKLTGNAIRVPTPNVSLAILNLTLTEGTSVQELNSYLRDVSLNSPLQQQIDYTNSPEVVSSDFVGSRHAGIVDSLATIVDGNRCVLYVWYDNEFGYSAQVVRIVEKMSGLELPVLPA, from the coding sequence ATGAATTCGACAAAGCAGGAAGATTACCTCAAGGACTGGCAGCAGCGCGAGGAACTCGCTGAAGCGATGCTCCCCATCATTGGCAGGCTCTATCGCGACCGCAACGTGGTCATCTCCCTTTACGGGCGGCCCCTGATCAATCCGTCCACCATCGACATTCTCAAGGCCCATCGTTTCGCCCGGCAGATCCTGGAGAACGAACTGTCGGTACGGGACAGCTTTCCCGTTCTCAAGGCCGTCAGCGAGCTTGACCTGGCGCCGGCGCGGATCGACATCGGCAAGCTGACGGTTCGCTACCAGGCTCAGGCCACCGGCGAGCCGATGGAACAGTTTGTCCGCCGTGAGCTGACTTCGGTCAACACCGGCAAGGGCTCCATGCGACAGGAACCCCAGGATATCGTCCTCTACGGCTTTGGCCGCATCGGCCGTCTACTCGCCCGTCTGCTGATTGAAAAGACCGGCGGTGGCGACAAACTGCGCCTGCGGGCCGCTGTCGTTCGCAAAGGCAGCGCCGACGATCTCATCAAGCGCGCCAGCCTTTTGCGTCGGGACTCTGTCCATGGCTTTTTCCGCGGCGCCATCACGGTCGATGAACAGGAAAACGCCATCGTGGCCAACGGCAACATGATCCGCATTATCTACGCCGATGATCCGGAGAATGTCGACTACACCCAGTATGGCATCAAGGATGCCATCGTCATCGACAACACGGGGAAATGGCGCGATCGCGAAGGACTCGGCCGGCATCTGAAGAGCAAAGGCACTTCGGCCGTCATCCTGACAGCCCCGGGCAAAGGGGACATCCCCAACATCGTCTACGGCGTCAACAATGAGCTCATCAGCCCCCTGGAAAAAATCTTCTCTGCCGCCAGCTGCACAACAAACGCCATCGTTCCAGTGCTCAAAGCTGTCAATGACCGGTTCGGCATCGTTCATGGCCACGTGGAGACCTGTCATTCCTACACCAATGACCAGAACCTGATCGACAACTACCACAAGAACAACCGCCGTGGCCGCAGCGCCCCTCTCAACATGGTCATCACCGAGACGGGAGCAGCCAAGGCGGTTGCCAAAGCGCTGCCGGAACTTACGGGCAAACTCACCGGCAACGCCATTCGCGTGCCGACCCCTAACGTGTCTTTGGCCATACTCAACCTGACCTTGACGGAAGGAACCAGCGTACAGGAGCTGAACAGCTACCTGAGGGACGTTTCTCTCAACTCACCACTGCAACAACAGATTGACTACACCAATTCTCCCGAGGTCGTCTCCAGTGACTTTGTCGGTTCCCGGCACGCCGGCATCGTCGATTCGCTGGCCACTATCGTCGACGGCAACCGCTGCGTTCTTTACGTCTGGTACGACAACGAGTTCGGCTACAGTGCCCAGGTGGTACGCATCGTCGAAAAGATGTCCGGTCTCGAACTGCCAGTACTACCGGCCTAA
- the rpsU gene encoding 30S ribosomal protein S21: MEIHVVDNNVEKAIRVLKRKLQQEGLFREMKQRKFYEKPSVKRKRKEKEAQRRLRKKMRLMKTD; the protein is encoded by the coding sequence GTGGAAATCCATGTCGTCGACAACAACGTCGAAAAGGCGATCCGGGTTCTCAAGCGCAAGCTGCAGCAGGAGGGGTTGTTTCGTGAAATGAAGCAGCGCAAATTCTACGAAAAGCCCAGCGTCAAGCGTAAGCGCAAAGAAAAGGAAGCCCAGCGCCGGCTGCGTAAAAAAATGCGGCTGATGAAGACGGACTGA
- a CDS encoding class I SAM-dependent RNA methyltransferase, which translates to MKRLEGQLFAVTAPGLEVVCAAELQHLGMAGVAAVPGGVEFTGTLADIYRANLWLRTASRVVIRLGAFRSRDFPDLYKKALRLPWGRFIRAETSVRVKTASHRSRLVHGGRIAETVAAAIDRSLGRQLEAGQGEEQLVLVRFDDDHCQISMDTSGELLHRRGYREESAQAPLRETLAAGILALLGWDGGTPLVDPMCGSGTFVIEGALLAANLPPGGGRHFAFMNWPGFRPGLWEALKLEAARARREIEVSICGSDRNPVALAAARRNAERAGVADLVRLEVADLAESRASAVAGTILCNPPYGERLGKGENLAPLYRQLGHVYAQSFCGWRRAIFCPASPLVDAVGLPLKKIADLVNGGLSVGLFVTDGECK; encoded by the coding sequence GTGAAAAGACTGGAAGGACAACTATTCGCTGTAACGGCACCCGGATTGGAGGTGGTTTGTGCCGCCGAACTGCAACATCTCGGCATGGCCGGAGTTGCCGCGGTGCCGGGCGGAGTAGAGTTCACGGGAACGCTGGCGGATATCTACCGCGCCAACTTGTGGCTGCGCACCGCCAGTCGCGTGGTGATCCGCCTCGGGGCTTTCCGCAGCCGCGACTTCCCCGACCTGTACAAAAAGGCGTTGAGGCTGCCCTGGGGGCGCTTCATCCGGGCAGAGACCTCTGTGCGCGTGAAAACAGCGAGCCATCGCTCCCGCCTCGTTCATGGGGGGCGTATTGCCGAAACAGTCGCTGCTGCCATTGACCGCTCCCTTGGTCGCCAGTTGGAGGCGGGGCAGGGCGAGGAGCAACTGGTCCTCGTGCGCTTTGATGACGACCACTGCCAGATCTCGATGGATACCTCCGGTGAACTGCTGCACCGACGCGGATATCGCGAAGAGTCGGCGCAGGCTCCTCTGCGCGAAACCCTGGCGGCGGGCATCCTGGCTCTGTTGGGTTGGGATGGCGGGACTCCTCTGGTCGACCCTATGTGCGGATCGGGTACCTTTGTCATCGAGGGAGCGCTGCTGGCGGCCAACCTGCCCCCGGGAGGGGGACGTCACTTTGCTTTTATGAACTGGCCCGGTTTTCGTCCGGGTCTTTGGGAGGCTCTCAAGTTGGAAGCTGCCCGAGCCAGGCGCGAGATTGAGGTGTCTATCTGCGGGTCTGACCGGAATCCGGTGGCGCTAGCGGCCGCCAGACGCAACGCCGAGCGCGCGGGAGTTGCCGATCTTGTCCGCCTGGAGGTGGCAGATCTGGCCGAAAGCCGGGCCAGCGCCGTGGCCGGCACCATTCTGTGCAATCCGCCCTATGGAGAGCGTCTGGGAAAAGGCGAGAATCTGGCCCCTCTCTACCGCCAGCTGGGGCATGTCTATGCCCAAAGCTTTTGCGGCTGGCGCCGCGCTATTTTCTGCCCAGCCTCGCCTCTGGTTGACGCTGTCGGTCTACCCCTGAAGAAGATTGCCGATCTGGTCAATGGCGGGCTCTCTGTTGGTCTCTTTGTTACGGACGGGGAGTGTAAGTGA
- a CDS encoding ATP-binding protein → MTRNPHFFSSFSPAYLVKFCYYFYISINNREAVEPMNYSDMDIDWAYLLERVETLMDLGEEYLGRQLAEYEIEAEAFQSTIAFRWQRQATAGWLVPVPFPDTPDHADLLGIDATLQRLNQNTLQFVRGYPANNVLLWGERGSGKSSAVKGLINQFSSQGLRLVEVQKEDLFQLPLITGRLRDLDYRFILFCDDLSFDESEVSYRELKALLEGGIESRPANVLVYATSNRRHLMPERFEDNSMDAEIHPEERIAEKLSLSDRFGITLGFYPMSQETYLAIVRHLSRRRKVKISAKRLEREALQWALRRGARSGRVARQFVDDLSGRLLVEAERKKGGGKQKKPETKPL, encoded by the coding sequence TTGACCAGAAATCCCCACTTCTTCAGCTCATTTAGCCCTGCATACCTGGTCAAATTCTGCTACTATTTCTACATTTCCATTAACAACCGGGAGGCTGTCGAACCGATGAATTATTCCGACATGGATATCGATTGGGCGTACCTGCTCGAACGCGTTGAAACCCTCATGGATCTCGGCGAAGAGTACCTGGGGCGCCAACTGGCCGAGTACGAAATCGAGGCGGAGGCCTTCCAAAGCACTATCGCCTTTCGCTGGCAACGACAGGCAACCGCTGGGTGGCTTGTGCCCGTGCCCTTCCCGGACACACCGGACCATGCAGACCTTCTCGGTATCGACGCCACACTGCAGCGGCTCAACCAGAACACCCTGCAGTTCGTCCGAGGCTATCCGGCCAACAACGTCCTTTTGTGGGGCGAGCGGGGCAGCGGCAAGTCCTCGGCTGTCAAGGGGCTCATCAACCAGTTTTCCAGCCAGGGTCTGCGTCTGGTGGAAGTACAGAAGGAGGATCTCTTTCAGCTCCCCCTCATCACCGGCCGACTGCGGGATCTCGACTATCGCTTCATCCTCTTCTGTGATGATCTGTCTTTTGACGAATCGGAGGTATCTTACCGGGAACTCAAAGCACTTCTGGAAGGCGGCATCGAGTCTCGCCCGGCCAATGTGCTCGTCTATGCCACCAGCAACCGGCGTCATCTGATGCCTGAGCGTTTCGAGGACAACAGCATGGATGCGGAGATTCACCCCGAGGAACGCATTGCCGAAAAGCTCTCGCTGTCGGACCGCTTTGGTATTACCCTCGGTTTTTATCCCATGTCCCAGGAAACCTACCTGGCCATTGTGCGTCACCTGAGCCGCCGCCGAAAGGTAAAAATATCGGCCAAAAGACTGGAGAGGGAAGCGCTGCAATGGGCTCTGCGTCGTGGCGCGCGCTCCGGGCGGGTCGCCCGCCAGTTTGTGGATGACCTCAGCGGAAGGCTCCTGGTGGAAGCGGAAAGAAAAAAGGGTGGCGGCAAACAGAAAAAACCCGAAACAAAACCCCTCTGA